The Gemmatimonadota bacterium sequence AATCCGATCCGGCGCGTCCGGAAGATGACCGCCCTGCTGGTACCCCTCATGCTCTCGGCCTTCCGGCGGGCGGAGGAACTGGCCGTCGCCATGGAATCCCGCTGCTACCGGGGCGGCGCCGGACGCACCCAGTTCCGTGTCATGGCCCTGGCCCGGAACGATTTCGTGGCCATCGCGGCGGTGGCGGTCCTGCTCGTCCTCGGCGCGGCCTTCAACCGCATTGGTCCCGTCGACCATCTGTTCTGATCCGCGCTTAACCTCGCCATTCCGCCAGAATCCGCCATGCGCACCCTGGTCCTCACGATCGAATACGACGGCACCGACTTCCTCGGCTGGCAGCTCCAGCCCGAGGGGCGGACCGTTCAGGGCGTCCTGGAGGAAGCGGTGCGCACCATCCTGCGGGCCGAACTCCGGGCGACCGCGGCGGGCCGCACGGACGCCGGGGTGCACGCCACCGGGCAGGTCGTCCACTTCAGGACGGATTCGGACATGGTGGTGGACCGGCTGAAGATGGGGCTGAACGGGGTGCTGCCGCCGGACGTGCGCGTGCTCGAAGCCACGCAGGCGCCCGATGATTTCCATGCCCGGTTCAGCGCGGTGGGACGACGGTACGTTTACCGGATCATCCGGCGCCCGAGCGCCATGCGAAGGCACCAGGCCTGGCACGTGGCCTACCCGGTGGACGTGGACGCCATGCGCCGGGCCTGCGCTCCCCTGTTGGGCCGCCACAACTTCACTTCCTTCTGCCAGGCCACGTCGACGGCCGACGGCACGGTTTGCGAGGTGCGGGAACTGGAATGGATCGAGGCGGAGGACGAACTCCGCCTGCGTATCGAGGCGAACCGCTTTCTCCACCACATGGTGCGGACGATCGTGGGCACGGCCGTGGATATCGGACGGGGACGGTGGCCGGAGAGCGTCATGGCGGAGATGCTTGCGGCGAAAGACCGCCGTGCCGCGGGCGCCAACGCCCCGGCCCGCGGGCTCTGCCTCGAGGCGGTGCGCTATCCTTCCGAATTCGGGATCTGAGGGTCGGGCGGACCAGGCGGGTCGGGCGATATCGAGCGGCGGTCCACGAACGTGTCGATCTCGTCGCATACCTTGTGCAGCACGGCGACGTCGCGCTGTTCCAGCCGCAGACTGCGGCGCAGGACGCGGCGGATGGTGCGCAGGAAGGTCTCCTCGTTCGGCGTGGACTCAAAACCGAGCCGGA is a genomic window containing:
- the truA gene encoding tRNA pseudouridine(38-40) synthase TruA, coding for MRTLVLTIEYDGTDFLGWQLQPEGRTVQGVLEEAVRTILRAELRATAAGRTDAGVHATGQVVHFRTDSDMVVDRLKMGLNGVLPPDVRVLEATQAPDDFHARFSAVGRRYVYRIIRRPSAMRRHQAWHVAYPVDVDAMRRACAPLLGRHNFTSFCQATSTADGTVCEVRELEWIEAEDELRLRIEANRFLHHMVRTIVGTAVDIGRGRWPESVMAEMLAAKDRRAAGANAPARGLCLEAVRYPSEFGI